Proteins encoded together in one Manis pentadactyla isolate mManPen7 chromosome 6, mManPen7.hap1, whole genome shotgun sequence window:
- the LOC118928878 gene encoding uncharacterized protein LOC118928878 isoform X2 has translation MNGKQRQHATDIEQNAAELLPRNPYCSNEGTPCGCTLPSVTLQPQWPTSSTTIIIHADGKSSHVTCIPGSTPSPAASTQHGPLSILPSTPVSSQSPSTKMSPSALVTMKAATWDHEIIIEDKK, from the exons ATGAATGGAAAACAACGGCAGCATGCTACAGATATTGAACAAAATGCGGCTGAGCTG TTGCCCAGAAATCCATACTGCTCAAATGAAGGAACACCCTGTGGTTGTACATTGCCCAGTGTGACCCTCCAGCCACAGTGG CCCACCAGCAGCACCACCATCATCATTCATGCAGATGGAAAGTCCAGTCATGTCACCTGCATTCCTGGTTCTACCCCATCCCCTGCTGCATCGACCCAGCATGGacctctgagtattctgccttcCACTCCTGTCAGCAGCCAAAGCCCCTCCACCAAGATGTCTCCATCTGCTTTGGTGACGATGAAAGCCGCAACATGGGACCATGAAATTATCATTGAAGATAAAAAATGA
- the LOC118928878 gene encoding dynactin-associated protein-like isoform X1, whose amino-acid sequence MNGKQRQHATDIEQNAAELLPRNPYCSNEGTPCGCTLPSVTLQPQWVTTKPWPLWKTFLVCLLACLIATTLVVLVLYFVHSAKPTSSTTIIIHADGKSSHVTCIPGSTPSPAASTQHGPLSILPSTPVSSQSPSTKMSPSALVTMKAATWDHEIIIEDKK is encoded by the exons ATGAATGGAAAACAACGGCAGCATGCTACAGATATTGAACAAAATGCGGCTGAGCTG TTGCCCAGAAATCCATACTGCTCAAATGAAGGAACACCCTGTGGTTGTACATTGCCCAGTGTGACCCTCCAGCCACAGTGG GTTACAACAAAGCCatggccactctggaaaacatttCTGGTGTGTCTGTTGGCCTGTCTAATTGCCACCACCCTTGTTGTTCTGGTCTTATATTTTGTCCACTCTGCCAAGCCCACCAGCAGCACCACCATCATCATTCATGCAGATGGAAAGTCCAGTCATGTCACCTGCATTCCTGGTTCTACCCCATCCCCTGCTGCATCGACCCAGCATGGacctctgagtattctgccttcCACTCCTGTCAGCAGCCAAAGCCCCTCCACCAAGATGTCTCCATCTGCTTTGGTGACGATGAAAGCCGCAACATGGGACCATGAAATTATCATTGAAGATAAAAAATGA